In Streptomyces canus, one DNA window encodes the following:
- a CDS encoding ketosynthase chain-length factor, with protein MSAPHPRRAAVTGIGVVAPNGNSTEAFWKATSEGVVVLDRITREGCEHLPLRVAGQIRDFDPPAAVEERYLVQTDRFTHFAMAAADLALDDAGLSRSETDAAPFSVGVVTAAGSGGGEFGQRELQQLWSKGSRFVGPYQSIAWFYAASTGQISIRRGLKGPCGVVASDEAGGLDALAHAARAVRRGTDVMVAGATEAPLAPYSMVCQLGYEELSTVAEPDRAYRPFTTAACGFVPAEGGAMVVVEAETSARERGVLVRATLAGHAATFTGASRWEQSREGLAQAIRGALDEAGCAPEEIDVVFADALGVPEADRAEALAIADALGPHGTRVPVTAPKTAVGRACGAAPLLDVAAAVLAMEHGLIPPTPNVFDVCHDLDLVTARARATELRTALVLSRGLMGSNAALVLRRGAADAS; from the coding sequence ATGAGCGCACCGCATCCCCGGCGCGCGGCCGTCACCGGAATCGGCGTGGTCGCGCCCAACGGAAACAGCACCGAGGCCTTCTGGAAGGCCACCAGCGAGGGTGTCGTCGTCCTGGACCGGATCACCCGTGAGGGGTGCGAGCACCTGCCGCTGCGGGTGGCCGGCCAGATCCGGGACTTCGACCCGCCGGCGGCGGTCGAGGAGCGCTACCTCGTCCAGACCGACCGGTTCACGCACTTCGCGATGGCCGCGGCCGACCTGGCACTGGACGACGCCGGGCTCAGCCGGTCCGAAACCGACGCCGCGCCCTTCTCCGTGGGCGTGGTCACCGCCGCCGGATCCGGTGGCGGTGAGTTCGGGCAGCGCGAACTGCAGCAACTGTGGAGCAAGGGAAGCCGCTTCGTCGGGCCGTACCAGTCCATCGCCTGGTTCTACGCCGCGAGCACCGGCCAGATCTCCATCCGGCGCGGCCTCAAGGGCCCCTGCGGGGTGGTCGCCTCCGACGAGGCCGGCGGCCTGGACGCCCTGGCGCATGCGGCGCGGGCCGTGCGGCGCGGCACCGACGTGATGGTGGCCGGCGCGACCGAGGCGCCGCTGGCCCCCTACTCGATGGTCTGCCAGCTCGGCTACGAGGAGCTGAGCACCGTCGCCGAACCGGACCGTGCCTACCGCCCGTTCACCACCGCGGCCTGCGGATTCGTGCCCGCCGAGGGCGGTGCCATGGTCGTCGTGGAGGCCGAGACCTCGGCCCGGGAACGGGGCGTGCTGGTGCGGGCCACGCTGGCGGGACACGCGGCGACCTTCACCGGCGCGTCCCGCTGGGAGCAGTCCCGGGAGGGGCTGGCCCAGGCGATCCGGGGCGCCCTGGACGAGGCCGGGTGCGCTCCCGAGGAGATCGACGTGGTCTTCGCCGACGCCCTCGGTGTCCCGGAGGCCGACCGTGCCGAGGCGCTGGCGATCGCGGACGCACTGGGCCCGCACGGCACCCGCGTCCCCGTCACGGCGCCGAAGACCGCCGTCGGCCGGGCCTGCGGCGCGGCGCCCCTGCTGGACGTCGCCGCCGCGGTGCTCGCGATGGAGCACGGTCTGATCCCCCCCACCCCCAACGTCTTCGACGTCTGCCACGACCTCGACCTCGTCACCGCCCGCGCGCGAGCCACCGAGTTGCGCACGGCGCTGGTCCTCAGCCGAGGACTCATGGGGTCGAACGCGGCGCTGGTGCTACGGCGCGGTGCCGCCGATGCCTCCTAG
- a CDS encoding acyl carrier protein — translation MSDRITVEELAELMKKAAGITVAPEELQQRQESGFDAFGLDSLGLLGIVGELENRYGTPMPADAEKSKSPRQFLELVNSALLAGA, via the coding sequence ATGAGTGACCGAATCACCGTGGAAGAGCTGGCCGAGCTCATGAAGAAGGCCGCCGGGATCACCGTCGCCCCGGAGGAGCTCCAGCAGCGGCAGGAGTCCGGCTTCGACGCCTTCGGCCTCGACTCGCTCGGTCTGCTCGGCATCGTGGGCGAGCTGGAGAACCGGTACGGCACGCCGATGCCTGCCGACGCGGAGAAGAGCAAGAGCCCTCGGCAGTTCCTCGAACTCGTCAACAGCGCGCTTCTGGCAGGAGCCTGA
- a CDS encoding SRPBCC family protein, translated as MPGHTQNDVTIAAPLDLVWDMTNDVESWPQLFSEYASAEIISREGNRTTFRLTMHPDQDGKVWSWVSEREPDRDTLTVRARRVETGPFAYMNIVWQYEKVPEGTRMVWTQDFAMRPDAPVDDAWMTDNINRNSKVQMALIRDRIEQAAGERRPVSMMSD; from the coding sequence ATGCCCGGACACACGCAGAACGACGTCACCATCGCGGCCCCGTTGGACCTGGTCTGGGACATGACCAACGACGTCGAGAGCTGGCCGCAGCTGTTCAGCGAGTACGCCTCCGCCGAGATCATCTCCCGGGAGGGGAACCGGACCACCTTCCGGCTGACCATGCACCCCGACCAGGACGGCAAGGTGTGGAGCTGGGTCTCGGAACGGGAGCCGGACCGCGACACGCTCACCGTGCGGGCTCGCCGTGTCGAGACCGGGCCCTTCGCCTACATGAACATCGTGTGGCAGTACGAGAAGGTGCCCGAGGGCACCCGGATGGTGTGGACGCAGGACTTCGCGATGCGGCCGGACGCACCGGTCGACGACGCCTGGATGACGGACAACATCAACCGGAACTCCAAGGTCCAGATGGCGCTGATCCGGGACCGCATCGAGCAGGCCGCCGGAGAGCGCCGGCCCGTGTCGATGATGTCCGACTGA
- a CDS encoding TcmI family type II polyketide cyclase — translation MHQSLIVARMAPESALDIAKVFEESDRGELPHLVGVARRSLFQFDDVYLHLIESERDPGPAIAKAAGHPEFRDISERLSAYVTAYDPATWRSPKDAMARCFYRWERDAGS, via the coding sequence ATGCATCAGTCCCTGATCGTCGCCCGGATGGCCCCGGAGTCGGCCCTGGACATCGCCAAGGTGTTCGAGGAGTCGGACCGGGGAGAACTGCCGCACCTCGTCGGGGTCGCCCGGCGCAGTCTCTTCCAGTTCGACGACGTGTACCTGCACCTCATCGAGTCCGAGCGGGACCCCGGGCCGGCCATCGCGAAGGCGGCCGGGCACCCCGAGTTCCGGGACATCAGCGAACGGCTGTCGGCGTACGTCACCGCGTACGACCCGGCGACCTGGCGCTCGCCCAAGGACGCGATGGCGCGGTGCTTCTACCGCTGGGAGCGGGACGCCGGCTCCTGA
- a CDS encoding methyltransferase, protein MTTAQTAPPPSMRLRELVFGAACAAAVRAAARLGVADALDDSPLAVEDLAAAVKTEPKTLRRLLRALSCYGLFAEQPDGTFAHTDMSRLLREDDPHSLRAIALWCTEPWTWDAWPLLDEAVRTGRNVVEDLYGKEFFQYLNEDAPESADVFNRAMTTSSVQSARDVAQFLDLSGSTSVADIGGGQGHVVASLLEKYPALHGTLLDLPRVVDNVDPRLRAGGALADRTRLVPGDCREAVPVRADVYIIKNILEWDDDSTTRVLRNVIAAGGPGARVVVIENLVDDSPSMRFSTAMDLLLLLNVGGAKHTTGSLTGRLTEAGLVIDDVRPVNPYLHAFDCTIPA, encoded by the coding sequence ATGACAACCGCACAGACCGCCCCACCGCCGTCCATGCGGCTCAGGGAGCTCGTGTTCGGGGCGGCTTGTGCGGCCGCCGTCCGCGCGGCCGCCCGACTGGGGGTCGCCGACGCCCTCGACGACAGCCCACTGGCCGTGGAGGACCTCGCGGCCGCGGTGAAGACCGAGCCGAAGACCCTGCGCCGGCTGCTGCGCGCCCTGTCCTGCTACGGCCTCTTCGCCGAGCAGCCGGACGGGACGTTCGCGCACACCGACATGTCCCGGCTGCTGCGCGAGGACGATCCGCACAGCCTGCGCGCCATCGCACTGTGGTGCACCGAGCCGTGGACCTGGGACGCGTGGCCGCTGCTGGACGAGGCGGTGCGCACCGGCCGCAACGTCGTGGAGGACCTGTACGGCAAGGAGTTCTTCCAGTACCTCAACGAGGACGCCCCGGAATCGGCCGACGTCTTCAACCGCGCCATGACGACCTCCAGCGTGCAGTCGGCGCGGGACGTGGCCCAGTTCCTCGACCTGTCGGGGAGCACGTCGGTCGCCGACATCGGGGGTGGTCAGGGGCATGTGGTGGCGAGCCTGCTGGAGAAGTATCCGGCGCTCCACGGCACCCTGCTCGACCTGCCGCGCGTGGTCGACAACGTCGACCCACGGCTGCGCGCGGGAGGGGCGCTCGCGGACCGGACACGCCTGGTGCCCGGCGACTGCCGCGAGGCCGTCCCGGTCCGGGCCGACGTCTACATCATCAAGAACATCCTGGAGTGGGACGACGACAGCACGACCCGCGTCCTGCGCAACGTCATCGCGGCGGGCGGGCCGGGAGCGCGGGTCGTGGTCATCGAGAACCTCGTCGACGACTCGCCGTCGATGCGGTTCAGCACCGCCATGGACCTGCTGCTGCTCCTGAACGTCGGAGGGGCCAAGCACACCACCGGGAGCCTGACCGGCAGGCTGACGGAGGCGGGCCTGGTCATCGACGACGTCCGCCCGGTCAACCCCTATCTGCACGCGTTCGACTGCACGATCCCCGCCTGA
- a CDS encoding right-handed parallel beta-helix repeat-containing protein, with protein sequence MMRFHISRLACAAAIIGAVFGAAPPVAADQMTHVVFPGQSIQRAVDAAEPGDTVLLAPGTYRESVLVSTPGITLTGMGRSTVIEPDTKQAGKCAEAGNGICVIGTKAHDVEGVTIASLAVTGFTGSGVFAMATDGLTVRNVTAVKNGVWGIAQERSVHSEFRRNTARDNGDAGLFLANTIKEEAGAADTGGTVVEHNRLEGNRIGITVRRLRNLTVAGNHLTGNCAGVFVVGDENKPKAGALTVRDNTIAKNNKSCPKTARLDALQGSGIVLTGAEDTLVTGNRITGNVGASPLSGGIVLFKSFVGTTSERNRIADNVLEGNAPADLVNTDTTGKGNTFEGNTCGASRPAGLC encoded by the coding sequence ATGATGAGATTTCATATCTCCCGCCTGGCATGCGCCGCGGCGATCATCGGGGCCGTGTTCGGGGCCGCCCCGCCCGTCGCCGCCGACCAGATGACCCACGTGGTCTTTCCCGGACAGTCGATCCAGCGGGCGGTGGACGCCGCCGAGCCGGGAGACACCGTTCTCCTGGCCCCCGGCACCTATCGCGAGAGCGTCCTGGTGAGCACCCCCGGGATCACCCTGACCGGCATGGGCCGAAGCACCGTCATCGAGCCGGACACGAAGCAGGCAGGCAAGTGTGCCGAGGCCGGCAACGGCATCTGCGTGATCGGGACGAAGGCCCACGACGTCGAGGGCGTCACCATCGCCTCCCTCGCCGTGACCGGCTTCACCGGGAGCGGCGTGTTCGCCATGGCGACCGACGGGCTGACCGTGCGGAACGTGACCGCGGTGAAGAACGGGGTGTGGGGGATCGCCCAGGAGCGTTCGGTCCACAGTGAGTTCCGGAGGAACACCGCCCGGGACAACGGTGACGCCGGCCTGTTCCTCGCGAACACGATCAAAGAGGAGGCGGGCGCCGCGGACACCGGGGGAACCGTGGTCGAACACAACCGCCTGGAGGGCAACCGGATCGGCATCACCGTCCGGCGCCTGAGGAACCTCACCGTCGCGGGCAACCACCTCACCGGCAACTGCGCGGGCGTCTTCGTCGTGGGCGACGAGAACAAGCCGAAGGCCGGCGCGCTGACCGTGCGCGACAACACCATCGCGAAGAACAACAAGTCCTGCCCGAAGACGGCACGGCTGGACGCGCTCCAGGGCTCCGGCATCGTGCTGACCGGTGCCGAGGACACGCTGGTGACGGGCAACCGCATCACCGGCAACGTCGGTGCCTCCCCGCTGTCGGGCGGCATCGTCCTGTTCAAGAGCTTCGTGGGCACCACCAGCGAGCGGAACCGGATCGCCGACAACGTGCTCGAGGGCAACGCCCCGGCGGACCTCGTCAACACGGACACCACCGGCAAGGGCAACACCTTCGAAGGCAACACCTGCGGGGCGTCCAGGCCCGCGGGACTGTGCTGA
- a CDS encoding SRPBCC family protein, giving the protein MSTRSRTLAVSLAVLGVLASTVPVAQAAHHGGPPRCGGRGVDAGATVRYRSDVVIKAPLSTVWKLQTDVERWPSWQPPVITAERLDPGRLEKGSRFRWTTPAPATPTTPATTLAITSTVRELRHHDCVLWSGPAIGEGLRIDEGVHLWTFRKVRGGVHVHTEETWTGAQVEADVPTATAALGAGLEAWLRDLKSTAEAGLTSRP; this is encoded by the coding sequence ATGTCCACAAGGTCCCGCACGCTCGCGGTCTCGCTCGCCGTCCTCGGCGTCCTGGCGAGCACCGTCCCGGTCGCGCAAGCGGCCCACCACGGCGGACCTCCCCGGTGTGGCGGACGCGGCGTCGACGCCGGCGCCACCGTCCGCTACCGGTCCGACGTCGTGATCAAGGCCCCGCTGAGCACCGTATGGAAACTCCAGACGGACGTCGAACGCTGGCCGTCCTGGCAGCCCCCGGTCATCACGGCCGAGCGTCTCGACCCGGGCCGGCTCGAGAAGGGGTCGCGGTTCCGGTGGACGACCCCCGCGCCCGCCACCCCCACGACCCCCGCCACCACACTCGCCATCACCTCCACGGTCCGGGAACTCCGGCACCACGACTGCGTCCTGTGGAGCGGACCCGCGATCGGGGAGGGGCTGCGCATCGACGAGGGGGTGCACCTGTGGACCTTCAGGAAGGTCAGGGGCGGAGTGCACGTCCACACCGAGGAGACCTGGACCGGCGCTCAGGTCGAAGCGGACGTCCCCACCGCGACCGCGGCCCTCGGCGCGGGCCTCGAGGCCTGGCTGCGGGACCTGAAGTCCACCGCGGAGGCCGGGCTCACGAGCCGGCCGTGA
- a CDS encoding medium chain dehydrogenase/reductase family protein has translation MNTEELVEVVLPGKVEPEGLQIRHGAVPAPGPGQVVIRMEATGVSFAEQQMRRGRYYDQPPFPFVPGYDLVGTVMTTGEGVRSDLAGTRVAALVKVGGWASHVLVDAADVVPVPEGIDAAEAETLVVNGITAWQMLHRKARVRAGQTVVVHGANGGVGSVLVQLARAAGAHVIGTASPRHHDALRARGVVPVDYRAHDLAARIRELAPRDGVHAVFDHVGGRGIVDSWRLLAPGGTLVSYGSAATRDAEGSKQWPVLKLLGRVWLWNALPNRRRAYFFNVWAGRALARNRFRSRLRADLTQVFAALQRGEVTAQIAARLPLAEAADALRLAESGTVAGKVVLNP, from the coding sequence ATGAACACCGAAGAACTCGTCGAGGTCGTCCTGCCGGGCAAGGTCGAGCCCGAAGGACTGCAGATCCGGCACGGAGCCGTTCCCGCACCGGGGCCGGGCCAGGTCGTGATCCGGATGGAGGCGACCGGCGTCTCCTTCGCCGAGCAGCAGATGCGGCGCGGCCGCTACTACGACCAGCCGCCGTTCCCGTTCGTGCCCGGCTACGACCTCGTCGGCACCGTCATGACGACCGGCGAGGGCGTGCGGTCGGACCTGGCCGGCACCCGGGTCGCCGCGCTGGTGAAGGTCGGCGGCTGGGCCAGCCATGTGCTCGTCGACGCGGCGGACGTGGTGCCGGTGCCCGAGGGGATCGATGCGGCGGAGGCGGAGACCCTCGTCGTCAACGGCATCACCGCCTGGCAGATGCTGCACCGCAAGGCCCGCGTCCGCGCCGGACAGACCGTCGTCGTGCACGGCGCCAACGGCGGCGTCGGATCGGTCCTGGTCCAGCTCGCCCGGGCCGCGGGCGCCCACGTGATCGGTACGGCGTCCCCGCGCCACCACGACGCCCTGCGGGCAAGGGGAGTCGTCCCGGTCGACTACCGCGCCCACGACCTCGCCGCACGGATCCGCGAACTCGCCCCGCGCGACGGCGTGCACGCCGTCTTCGACCACGTCGGCGGCCGCGGCATCGTGGACTCCTGGCGGCTCCTCGCCCCCGGCGGCACGCTCGTCTCGTACGGCAGCGCCGCCACCCGTGACGCCGAGGGCTCCAAGCAGTGGCCCGTACTGAAACTCCTCGGCCGGGTGTGGCTGTGGAACGCGCTGCCCAACCGCCGCCGCGCCTACTTCTTCAACGTGTGGGCCGGCCGGGCCCTGGCCAGGAACCGGTTCCGGTCCCGCCTCCGCGCCGACCTCACCCAGGTCTTCGCCGCCCTCCAGCGCGGCGAGGTCACCGCCCAGATCGCGGCCCGGCTGCCGCTCGCCGAAGCCGCGGACGCTCTGCGGCTGGCCGAGTCCGGCACCGTCGCCGGAAAGGTCGTCCTCAACCCCTAG
- a CDS encoding TetR/AcrR family transcriptional regulator → MVNPEAKTPRERYRAQVRTEIKDRAWEQIATAGASALSLNAIAKQLGMSGPALYRYYAGRDELITELVRDAYRSLADAFRATSRSGADVSALAHALRAWALEDPQRYFLIYGTPVPGYHAPDDITAIASEIMATLLDACAGLPSNGPATPFDAHLEDHREWADGHPAPAVGLHRALTFWTRLHGTLSLELAGHFNGMGFDPALLYAAELDALTGSGKM, encoded by the coding sequence ATGGTGAATCCGGAAGCGAAGACCCCGCGCGAGCGCTACCGCGCCCAGGTGCGTACGGAGATCAAGGACCGTGCGTGGGAGCAGATCGCCACGGCGGGCGCGTCCGCGCTCTCCCTCAACGCGATCGCCAAACAGCTGGGCATGAGCGGGCCCGCGCTGTACCGGTACTACGCCGGCCGTGACGAGCTGATCACCGAGCTCGTCAGGGACGCGTACCGAAGCCTCGCCGACGCCTTCCGCGCGACCTCACGGTCCGGCGCCGACGTGTCCGCGCTGGCGCACGCCCTGCGGGCATGGGCCCTGGAGGACCCGCAGCGCTACTTCCTCATCTACGGCACGCCCGTCCCCGGCTATCACGCGCCCGACGACATCACCGCGATCGCGTCCGAGATCATGGCGACGCTCCTGGACGCCTGCGCAGGGCTGCCCTCGAACGGCCCGGCGACGCCGTTCGACGCCCACCTCGAGGACCACCGGGAATGGGCGGACGGCCACCCCGCCCCGGCCGTCGGCCTTCACCGGGCCCTGACCTTCTGGACCCGGCTGCACGGCACCCTGTCCCTGGAACTCGCCGGCCACTTCAACGGGATGGGATTCGACCCGGCACTGCTCTACGCCGCCGAGCTGGACGCCCTGACCGGCTCCGGCAAGATGTGA
- a CDS encoding cold-shock protein: MATGTVKWFNAEKGFGFIEQDGGGPDVFAHYSNIAAQGFRELQEGQKVSFDIAQGQKGPTAENIVTA; this comes from the coding sequence ATGGCTACTGGCACCGTGAAGTGGTTCAACGCGGAAAAGGGCTTCGGCTTCATCGAGCAGGACGGCGGCGGCCCCGACGTCTTCGCCCACTACTCGAACATCGCCGCCCAGGGCTTCCGCGAGCTGCAGGAAGGCCAGAAGGTGTCGTTCGACATCGCTCAGGGCCAGAAGGGCCCGACGGCCGAGAACATCGTCACCGCCTGA
- a CDS encoding DEAD/DEAH box helicase, translated as MNRTRTNPTRGRSAGPRRSKPHGNRQAVSGEFAPPRTITPALPPVEAFADLAMPARLLATLAQEGVTQPFPIQAATLPNSLAGRDVLGRGRTGSGKTLAFGLAALARTAGRRAEPRQPLALVLVPTRELAQQVTDALAPYARSLSLRLATVVGGMSIGRQAGALRAGAEMVVATPGRLKDLIDRGDCRLDEVAITVLDEADQMADMGFMPQVTALLDQVRPGGQRMLFSATLDRNVDRLVRSYLSDPVVHSVDPSAGAVTTMEHHVLHVHDADKHRTTTEIAARDGRVIMFLDTKHAVDRLTKHLLSSGVRAAALHGGKSQPQRTRTLTQFKTGHVNVLVATNVAARGIHVDNLDLVVNVDPPTDHKDYLHRGGRTARAGESGSVVTLVTPNQRREMSRLMASAGITPQIAQVRSGEAELSRITGAQAPSGIPVVITAPQPERPRGTSSSSSSRGRRGRRGQSGQGRPAGEAARRGGPRRTGFGSAA; from the coding sequence ATGAATCGCACACGTACAAATCCCACCCGTGGCCGCTCCGCCGGCCCGCGCCGTTCCAAGCCCCACGGGAATCGACAGGCAGTGTCGGGCGAGTTCGCGCCGCCCAGGACGATCACGCCCGCTCTGCCCCCTGTCGAGGCGTTCGCCGATCTCGCCATGCCCGCACGGCTGTTGGCCACGCTGGCCCAGGAAGGCGTGACCCAACCGTTCCCGATCCAGGCGGCGACCCTGCCGAACTCCCTGGCCGGCCGTGACGTCCTCGGCCGCGGCCGCACCGGCTCGGGCAAGACCCTCGCCTTCGGCCTCGCCGCACTGGCCCGTACCGCGGGACGCCGTGCCGAGCCGCGGCAGCCGCTCGCCCTCGTCCTCGTCCCCACCCGCGAGCTCGCCCAGCAGGTCACCGACGCGCTCGCGCCCTATGCCCGCTCCTTGAGCCTGCGGCTGGCCACCGTCGTCGGCGGGATGTCCATCGGCAGGCAGGCCGGCGCGCTGCGCGCCGGGGCCGAGATGGTCGTCGCGACACCCGGGCGCCTCAAGGACCTGATCGACCGGGGCGACTGCCGGCTGGACGAGGTGGCCATCACCGTCCTGGACGAGGCCGATCAGATGGCCGACATGGGCTTCATGCCGCAGGTCACCGCGCTGCTCGACCAGGTGCGTCCCGGGGGACAGCGCATGCTCTTCTCGGCCACCCTGGACCGCAACGTCGACCGGCTGGTGCGCAGCTACCTCAGCGACCCCGTCGTGCACTCCGTCGACCCCTCCGCCGGCGCGGTCACCACGATGGAGCACCACGTCCTGCATGTGCACGACGCGGACAAGCACCGGACGACCACCGAGATCGCGGCACGAGACGGCCGCGTGATCATGTTCCTCGACACCAAGCACGCGGTGGACCGGCTGACCAAGCACCTGCTCAGCAGCGGCGTCCGCGCCGCGGCCCTGCACGGCGGCAAGTCCCAGCCGCAGCGCACCCGCACGCTGACGCAGTTCAAGACCGGACACGTCAACGTGCTGGTGGCGACCAACGTCGCGGCGCGCGGCATCCACGTCGACAACCTCGACCTGGTCGTCAATGTGGATCCGCCCACGGACCACAAGGACTACCTGCACCGCGGCGGCCGTACGGCCCGCGCCGGCGAGTCCGGCAGCGTCGTCACCCTGGTCACCCCGAACCAGCGCCGCGAGATGAGCCGGCTGATGGCTTCGGCGGGGATCACCCCGCAGATCGCCCAGGTGCGTTCGGGCGAGGCGGAGCTGAGCCGCATCACCGGGGCCCAGGCCCCGTCCGGCATCCCGGTCGTCATCACGGCGCCGCAGCCCGAACGCCCCCGCGGCACGTCCTCCTCGTCCTCTTCCCGGGGCCGTCGGGGCCGCCGGGGCCAGTCCGGCCAGGGCCGTCCCGCGGGCGAGGCGGCACGCCGTGGCGGACCGCGACGGACCGGCTTCGGCTCCGCCGCCTAG
- a CDS encoding helix-turn-helix domain-containing protein yields the protein MAADIPLGDRLDDDDYPAYTMGRAAEMLGTTPGFLRAIGEARLITPLRSEGGHRRYSRYQLRIAARARELVDRGTPIDAACRIVILEDQLEEAQRINAEYRRAANAAADSSGPGSG from the coding sequence ATGGCAGCAGATATTCCCCTGGGCGACCGCCTGGACGACGACGACTACCCGGCGTACACCATGGGCCGGGCCGCCGAGATGCTCGGCACCACCCCGGGCTTCCTCCGAGCCATCGGCGAGGCCCGTCTGATCACTCCGCTGCGCTCGGAGGGCGGACATCGCCGGTACTCCCGCTACCAGCTGCGGATCGCCGCCCGCGCCCGCGAGCTGGTCGACAGGGGAACCCCGATCGACGCCGCGTGCCGCATCGTCATCCTCGAGGACCAGCTCGAGGAAGCTCAGCGCATCAACGCCGAGTACCGCCGCGCCGCGAACGCGGCGGCCGACAGCTCCGGGCCGGGTTCGGGCTGA
- a CDS encoding lactonase family protein, with amino-acid sequence MGMDSGRHGDRDNGHIEHRRTRRGHRAQSRTRRIVIGGGALALAGAATVAVSLASASQYSGKAAGADHAVFVQGNELDGNTIHVFKRGDDGKLARAADYATGGKGGDQVDAPTDSLASQGSLVYDDRSGMLLAVNAGSGTVTSFRVEGQRLGERKVVSSGGRFPSSIAVHGSIAYVMNAGGAGSVQGFRITGGGLQPLPGSHRSLGLNNKDIPRFDTSPGEVEFTPDGRNLVVTTKGNNTVEVFPMKRNGLPAVAAPVVNKSAGGVPFAISFDRSGKRMLVAEAEKSTVTTYQVRRDGRLKVLQRPLASGQEVLCWLERAGDFFYGGNTGNSTVTGYRMDGHGKLSLTDKVGLATPPSSKSQGVIDLAVTKDERFVYVQNATSGTVDGFRVETDGALTKVTTATGLPAFGESGMEGIAAV; translated from the coding sequence ATGGGCATGGACTCCGGCAGGCACGGCGACAGGGACAACGGCCACATCGAGCACCGCCGCACGCGCAGGGGGCACCGGGCGCAGTCCAGGACACGGCGCATCGTGATCGGCGGTGGCGCCCTCGCCCTCGCCGGGGCGGCGACCGTGGCCGTGTCCCTGGCCTCGGCCAGTCAGTACTCCGGGAAGGCCGCCGGGGCCGATCACGCCGTCTTCGTCCAGGGCAACGAGCTGGACGGCAACACCATCCACGTGTTCAAGCGGGGCGACGACGGCAAGCTCGCACGCGCGGCGGACTACGCGACCGGCGGCAAGGGCGGCGACCAGGTCGACGCCCCCACCGACTCGCTCGCCTCCCAGGGCTCGCTCGTCTACGACGACCGCTCGGGCATGCTGCTGGCGGTCAACGCCGGCAGCGGCACGGTGACCTCGTTCCGCGTCGAGGGACAGCGGCTCGGGGAGCGGAAGGTCGTGAGTTCCGGCGGGCGGTTCCCGTCGAGCATCGCGGTGCACGGCAGCATCGCGTACGTCATGAACGCGGGCGGCGCGGGCAGCGTCCAGGGCTTCAGGATCACCGGCGGCGGACTTCAGCCGCTTCCCGGCTCCCACCGCTCCCTGGGCTTGAACAACAAGGACATACCGCGCTTCGACACCTCTCCGGGCGAGGTCGAGTTCACCCCCGACGGGCGGAACCTGGTGGTCACGACCAAGGGCAACAACACCGTGGAGGTGTTCCCGATGAAGCGGAACGGACTCCCGGCCGTCGCCGCACCGGTGGTCAACAAGTCGGCCGGCGGCGTCCCGTTCGCGATCAGCTTCGACCGGAGCGGGAAGCGGATGCTGGTCGCCGAGGCCGAGAAGTCCACGGTCACCACCTACCAGGTGCGGCGGGACGGCAGGCTGAAGGTCCTGCAGCGGCCCCTGGCCAGTGGTCAGGAGGTGCTGTGCTGGCTGGAGCGGGCGGGCGACTTCTTCTACGGGGGCAACACCGGCAACTCCACCGTCACCGGCTACCGCATGGACGGACACGGCAAGCTCTCCCTGACCGACAAGGTGGGCCTCGCCACCCCGCCGTCCAGCAAGTCGCAGGGGGTGATCGACCTCGCCGTCACGAAGGACGAGAGGTTCGTCTACGTCCAGAACGCCACTTCCGGCACCGTCGACGGCTTCCGCGTCGAGACCGACGGCGCCCTCACCAAGGTGACGACGGCCACGGGCCTGCCCGCCTTCGGTGAGTCGGGGATGGAGGGGATCGCCGCGGTCTGA